The following coding sequences lie in one Miscanthus floridulus cultivar M001 chromosome 9, ASM1932011v1, whole genome shotgun sequence genomic window:
- the LOC136483352 gene encoding uncharacterized protein, whose translation MSDQQRHYGSYELLPAQPDVQCLVCTQPFTLDAEVTDSFEALAICRECKMTVLSDSNRDETPRTNRQRRWQRQRSSRVTGHEPPTEEDTFPQQFSQLINLARQGHEADADSPMVLPRQHASYSSTPSRSQRWHTSDDESDGLSYADSVFGEIEFESNISFGDEGGESDASVDRHATIGREIVIQLDNESYMNTDTDIDPMNAGIYQWDSDDPEDDEEDEQSEESDLDEAGDTMQEHRQQWHDIAPSGLNEQESEGAAWTWRTAGSQGVSRTDLRVDMEGREIRRVFIGNPGDYVDARQFEMLLEQFAEDNNSRRGAPPAAASFIENLSSVVISKSYEINGGVTCPVCKDDMPVTTVAKQLPCMHLYHSSCILPWLSSRNTCPVCRYELPTDDPEYERSKHATVNEGGIHGVERTHLQEVVEETYEPEVDGGSNTGGDTMEETNTREHAVPTARQPNGAHGRHRWLFIAAAPVVSLVSLALVLCFTNPAGNVRRQLCRRSQTTTTTHVDTRSWWSMF comes from the coding sequence ATGTCTGATCAGCAAAGGCACTACGGCAGCTACGAGCTCCTCCCCGCTCAGCCAGATGTGCAGTGCCTGGTCTGCACACAGCCTTTCACTCTGGATGCCGAGGTCACCGACAGCTTCGAAGCTTTAGCCATATGCAGGGAGTGCAAGATGACTGTGCTCAGTGACAGCAACAGGGACGAGACTCCCAGAACTAACCGACAGAGAagatggcaaaggcaaaggtccAGCAGGGTGACAGGGCACGAGCCGCCCACGGAGGAGGACACGTTCCCGCAGCAGTTCTCCCAGCTGATCAACTTGGCCAGACAGGGTCATGAGGCGGATGCTGATTCTCCGATGGTTCTGCCACGCCAGCACGCGTCTTATAGTTCTACGCCGAGCCGGTCCCAGAGATGGCACACTTCGGATGATGAGAGTGATGGTCTGAGCTATGCTGATTCTGTGTTTGGTGAGATCGAGTTTGAGTCTAACATCAGTTTTGGTGATGAGGGTGGGGAGTCGGATGCTTCTGTTGATCGCCACGCCACGATTGGGAGGGAAATTGTCATTCAGCTTGATAATGAGAGCTACATGAACACAGATACAGATATTGATCCTATGAATGCTGGAATATACCAGTGGGACTCGGATGatcctgaagatgatgaggaggatGAGCAGTCGGAAGAGTCTGATTTGGATGAAGCAGGTGACACCATGCAGGAGCACCGGCAGCAATGGCATGATATCGCCCCAAGTGGATTGAATGAGCAGGAATCTGAAGGTGCTGCGTGGACTTGGAGAACAGCTGGAAGCCAAGGAGTAAGCAGGACTGATCTGAGAGTCGACATGGAAGGGCGAGAAATCAGGAGAGTTTTTATTGGGAATCCCGGAGATTATGTTGATGCAAGACAGTTTGAAATGCTTCTCGAGCAGTTTGCCGAGGATAACAATTCCAGAAGAGGAGCTCCACCTGCAGCGGCATCTTTCATTGAAAATCTTTCATCTGTGGTCATCTCCAAAAGCTATGAGATAAACGGTGGTGTAACCTGTCCAGTCTGCAAAGATGACATGCCTGTCACAACTGTTGCCAAACAGCTACCATGCATGCATCTATATCATTCATCTTGCATCTTGCCATGGCTTAGTTCTAGGAATACATGCCCAGTTTGTCGTTACGAGCTTCCTACAGATGACCCGGAATATGAGAGGTCCAAGCATGCAACAGTCAATGAGGGAGGTATCCATGGGGTGGAGCGTACCCATCTGCAGGAAGTTGTTGAAGAAACTTATGAGCCTGAGGTTGATGGAGGTTCTAATACAGGTGGCGATACAATGGAAGAGACTAATACACGTGAACATGCTGTTCCTACTGCACGGCAGCCAAATGGAGCACATGGGCGTCATAGATGGCTGTTTATTGCAGCAGCTCCAGTTGTAAGTCTTGTCAGTTTAGCTCTAGTTTTGTGCTTCACCAACCCAGCTGGCAATGTTAGAAGGCAATTGTGCCGTAGATCCCAGACTACCACTACGACACATGTAGACACAAGAAGTTGGTGGTCTATGTTCTAA